The Triticum dicoccoides isolate Atlit2015 ecotype Zavitan chromosome 6A, WEW_v2.0, whole genome shotgun sequence genome has a window encoding:
- the LOC119316754 gene encoding 50S ribosomal protein L21, chloroplastic-like: protein MATATLPLRLLPSRTPLLYTAAFLPASTSLSVTASAPRNWRIFAAAEEAPAPVEAEAEEVVEDAAVPEPVEVQLAAAGAGKDADIFAVVMIGSRQYIVMPGRYIYTQRLKDANVNDQIILNKVLLVSTRDKAYIGMPVVTNAAVHAIVEEQGLDDKVIVFKFKKKKKYQRKAGHRQPNTRLRITGISGYEEFPADPILQVPA from the exons ATGGCCACCGCCACGCTCCCTCTCCGCCTCCTCCCCTCGAGAACCCCACTCCTCTACACCGCCGCCTTCCTCCCTGCGAGCACCTCTCTCTCCGTCACCGCGTCCGCGCCCCGCAACTGGCGCATCTTCGCCGCCGCCGAGGAGGCGCCCGCTCCGGTGGAAGCCGAGGCGGAGGAGGTGGTAGAGGATGCCGCGGTTCCGGAGCCTGTTGAGGTGCAGCTGGCTGCTGCTGGCGCGGGGAAGGACGCCGACATCTTCGCCGTTGTCATG ATTGGGTCCAGACAATACATTGTGATGCCAGGTCGGTACATATACACACAGAGGCTGAAAGACGCCAATGTCAATGATCAG ATCATTTTGAACAAGGTACTACTGGTGTCAACTAGAGACAAAGCTTATATTGGCATGCCAGTGGTGACCAATGCTGCTGTTCATGCAATTGTTGAAGAACAG GGACTGGACGATAAAGTGATTGTTTTCaagttcaagaagaagaagaagtaccagAGGAAAGCTGGTCACAGACAG CCAAATACGAGGTTAAGAATTACCGGCATAAGTGGATATGAGGAATTCCCTGCTGATCCAATACTTCAAGTTCCAGCTTAA